From Pedobacter aquae:
GCTTACCAAAGTTGTATTGTTAGCTGCTTTTGCTGCGTGTCTTAAATCCTGATAGATATAAAAACCTAACCAATAACCGTATTGATATTTCTCGTTAACAGAGTTTGGTTTTTTGTAAAAAGCATACCAATCTGTATTAAGATTATGTTTTTTTGCTACTTCTAAGGCTGCTAAAGCCTTGTTCCAAATGTTATTAGCAACTTTTTCAAATAGTTTTTGTAGTCCTTTATGGTTTAGTTCTGCCGAATTAATAACCGCTTGTTTATCATCAATACCTAATGCTTTTAAAGAAACTTTATCTTCAAACTTTTGGTCTCCATCTAAATCATATTCAATTACATCTATGAAGCCGTTATTATCTGCATCCGTATATTTTACGGTTGCAAATACATTGATGTTTTTTTGCATTCTGCCGGGTTTCCATCTGTCGTAAATACCACCAAAACCTTGGAATGAGAAAGCGTTTTGATCTATCCTCCAAGCACCCCACTCGGCACCATGAAGGTGAATTCTTCCATCAAAAGCCCCTATATAAAGATTTCCTTTACCAGAGTTATCCATATCAAACTCGCCTCTATCGCCAATAACGTCTGCTTGCAGGTTATTATCCAAACCGCCTTTACCACCACCGGTTTTAAACAAATCTAGAGGGTCATAAAACTCCACCCGCTCCCAACGGTTGCAATCATCATCTTCATCAAAAACCAATCTTGCTTCCTGCCAATCGCCTTTTTTGAAAATCATATCATAGGCTACATGTCTATCCGGATAAAATAAAGTATCTATCTCTCTCCACCGTTTATCAAAGAAATACTTATTAGCTGCTGGTATACCTTTTAACTTTTTAAAAGTATGGGCTTGGTTTGTATAGCTAAAGCCTTTGCCTTTCAGCAATAAGCTCATATCAAAATCAAACTCGTTGCCCGGTGCATTATCATTATCTAAATCCCATGCTGGAGCAGCATAGGTAATCATTCTGCTGTATTTGGTATCAATTTCTTTATCTAGTTTATCAAAACCATTGGCAATATTTTTTGCTTCTGATGAATCTCTAAAAACGGGTATATCTAACAAGCGGATAGCCATTTCAGACAAACCATCTTTATCAAAATCATAAAAAATGAAAGGATTTTCCCAGTTGTAACGTAAATCATCTATCCTAAAGCTTGAACCATGCATTTTTAAGAAGGTAGAATTGCCGTGGTAATCGTAGAAAAAGTTTGCATGACCTATGTGTTCCCAAGCTTCCATGGCAATTTTGTTCCAATCTACATAGTGCATAATTTGGTCTTTGTCATCGTCCATGATGTACATAAAATCTGCCTGCCAATCAAAAAAATTACGCTTTTTAGCATTTCCGTTGTTTACAATCAGTTGTATATCGGCTTTGCCATCGTTATTTTCATCTGTCCAATCTATACTAAAATCTAAAGGACCAGCAAAAATACCGTCCATATTTTTGTCTATTAACAAACAGTCGTCTACGGTATCTCCTTCTTTATCTCCTACCTTCATATTGTCATTATCATCAATCCAAATAATAGGAATTTTACCGTTTAGCATCGCTTTTAAAACATCCGGGTCACCGTCTTTATCTAAATCTTCATAAGTGATATTGGTAATTTGAGGTTGGAAACGCCACGGAATAAGCTGTGTTTTACTATTCCAATAAGGAACAGCACTCTTGTCTTGCGCAACTGCATGTATAGTGGCTAATACTAAAGCTATTAAAGCAATTCTTTTCATGATGAGTATGTAATTAATTGTTTAAGGAATGAGATAGTTTATTGATTTACCCAAAGCTTGCCCCTTAGGTAAAGCTATTTGATGTGTTTGATTCTTTAATTGAAACGTTATTTCTGATAGTTTTTGTGTTGGGTCTGCAACGGTGATGTTCCATTTAGCATTTTCTTTAGCCAGCAAGTATAAACCCGCTTGCTCAAACTTGATGTTTCCTAATTTAGGATGAGAAAAAGTATAAGGCTGATAAATCACAAAAGCAAATTTATCATCCTTGCTAAAGTTTATGATTTGTGCCTTAGTACTGTTTTCTAAAACTTTAAAATTGGGCTTATAGCTTTTAACTTCTTTTAAGCTAACCGCAGGTTGGATAAAATATGCATAACTAGCAGCTTTAGGCTGTTTACCATGATTTACAAATAAGGTAAACATATCTGTCTGTAACTTATCTGTATTGTAAACTTTAGCAATTTCTCCCCAACTACCCTTTTGTTCTTCTATTTTTAAAGATAATGGCAATTTGCCTAGGTTATGATACGCTATTTTGTGGTGATAAACCCAATCTACATGATTTAAATTCTTACTTTTTGATACTTCTTCAAGCTGCTTAGCTTTTACATAAACCTTACCGTTTAAGTAAGTTTGATTGATGGTACTGGTAACTGCATTAGCATTACCTGATTGAATATCGGCACCTAAAGCAATAACACCATCTTTGGTATAAAACCATGCTTTTTTAGCTTTTAAACCATCTCTATCTAAAGAAAAAACAGATATCCCTTCATTTGCATGAGATAAGCCTCCTACAAAATCAGAAGGGTTTTGGTAGCCCTTAAAAGTTAATAAAGGAAGTGCTTCTTTAGCATCGTAACAGGTAACACCCGGTAGCTTTCTCCAATCTAAAAGCGGGAAAATATCATCATACTCGGTACCGTCTACCATAATATAGTGGGCGCCATCGGCCAAATAATAGCCTTTAAGATTTTCATTATTGCCAGCCTCGCCACCTATAACACGGTTAGAAGACATTTTAAGCGATGAAAACCAATCCTTATTTCTATGGATGGTAAAATCAGAATACCAAAAGTGCTGATGCCCTTCTAAAGCGTTTGCTTCTGTAGTTTTACCAAAATTTCTTTGAATGTAAGCTGCATAAAGTTGTTGATGCTGTGGATCTATCAACATCATATCTGCCACAACAAAGCCTACTCCTAATGCCTTATTCTTTAAAGCATTTTTAAAAAACTGTCTTCCTAAAGAGTTTACATCAAACTGGGCTTTCCAAGATAGCCAGTTATAAGCCTCAGAAAATAAATTTCTTAAAATACCTACCTGCTCTGGATTAAAAGCTAAAGGCGTTTGGTTAAAAACACGCCCCCACATAGACATCCCAATAAAAAAAGATAAGCCATAGTTGCCAAATTGCTGTTGTGGCCCGTGTTGATGAAAGCTATAATCGGGCTTAATACCTTCTACATTAGTAAGCACAATTTCAGAAACAATGGTATCTCTGGCTTGTTGGGCCAATTGCGCATCATTTAATAAAATAGATTTGAATAAAACATTTCCGGCTAGCCATACCTTATTTTGCCCTGTCATTCTAAAACCAGCATTATTCATCACTTCTATAGCACCTTGCAATTCTTCGGCAGATAATTCATTTTTAAGCATAACAAAGGCAGGGCCCAATGTACGCGGCAAGCCAATTTCATTATACCACCAATTTAAGCATACTGGCTTTGTAAGAAACCAAAACTGTAATGCTTTATGTATAGCTGTAGAAATTTCTTTTTTATTATAAAACGCTGACGATGGATTCTTATAAGCTTTTGTTAATAATAACACCCTATCGCCATGTAGTTTGGGCTCCCAACCGCCACGTTTTTCGTCTTTATAATTGATATCTGCCCAGCTACCGTTTCCACTTTGCGAGTTTATGATTTTTAAAACATCTTCTTTCTTAATTTCCTTCTTCTCATAAAGCTCTATAGTACCTTGGTCTGATGCTTGTTTATCTATCTTTAAATTCTGCAATGCAAGACTTAAGTTTTTGTCTTGTTGCTTATTCATAATGTAATAGTCTTTTATGTTTACTGCAAGAACATCAATAAGATTAGACTGTCCGTATACGCTACCTGATGTGAATAAAAACAGTAGGAGCATCATTTTTTTTGCCAAGCTAGATTTCTCTAAACTGAATACAAACGTTTGCATAATTAGAATATGGTTTAGGCCTTAATAAATTAGTTTAATAAATTGGTTTGGGGCAAATAATTCTGCGTAGTTATTAATATTTTCTAAGAAAACAAAATTAGAAATAATTTGGCCCAGCAAGCGGGCTTTTAAATGGGATAAAAAAAGCTTCTGAAAGACTCCCATCTTTCAGAAGCTTATCTTATAAGTTGAAGACTATTTTTTTAACATACTGATAAGCCAATTGGTAGCTTGCTCTCTTTGAGCTTCTACAGTATTATGACCTGTTTCTTTGTAAATAGCCAGCTCTTTTGCTGCGCTGATGCTGTTATAAGCTGCATACATAGAGGTTGGCGGACAAGTTTCATCATTAAAACCCCAACTGTAAAAGCCAGGTACTTTTAATTGCTTAGCAAAATTTACCACATCATAATATTGGCAGGTTTCTAATTTTGCTTTGGTATTATTTTGTGTAACAGATGTAGCATTGAAATAATGCGGCCAGCCTCCTGCTCTGTTAAATAAATAGCCTGTAACATCGCTTAAAGCGGGATAAAATGCAACCAAATATTTTATTCTTTTATCTAATGCAGCTGTTACAATAGATAATGCACCACCTTGGCTACCGCCTTGTACGGCTAAGTTAGTACCATCATAAGCCGGATGACTGGCTAAATAATCTAAAGCTCTGATACATCCTAAATAAACCCTTTTGTAATAAAAGCTGTTTTTATTGTCTAAATTAAAGCTAGGATAACCTGCTAATGCTCCGGCTCTTAAATCGTTATAAACATCGGTATTTAGGTTAACCGGAATACCATGTATGCCTATTTCAAGTGTGATAAATCCTTTTTCAGCTAAAGCAATATCACCATTGTAAGGCCTTACCCCTGCACCCGGAACTTTTAAAACGGCTGGATATTTTCCTTCCTTTTTAGGTACACATAAAATACCGTAAATTCTTGAAGCACCAATGTTTTGGATATTTAATTGGTACACATCAACCGTAGCGGTTGAACGCTCTTTTAAAGCTTCTAGCTTTACATCAAAAGGTACTTTTTCTAAATCTTTTATGGCTTTTGTCCAAAAGGTTTTAAAATCATCTGGCAAAGTAATGGTTGGTTTTATAGCTTCTGGTGCAAAAGCTGCTGTGGCTAAACTTTTAATGACTTTATCACCAGACTGTGTAGTTACCGTGATTCTTAAAAAACCTGGTTCTGCTAAAGAGCTAGCAATTACCACTGCCTCGCCATGAGTTAACACTAAAGAGTCTTTTTTAATAGCGGGCATTTTTTCTGGACCAAGCTCGTACTTTACTTTTACATTTTTAAGCTGCTTACCGTCTTGCATTGCGGTAATTTTAAACTTAGGTTGCTCACCTATTTTATAAACCCAATCAGGTTTATCAGCGGTAACAGCTAAAGTAAGATTTGTAGACTTATGGGTTTGTGCCTGTACGTTGGCAATGAATAAAAAGCCTAACAAGATGAATGTTAAGTTTTTAAACTTAAGAATTGAATTATTCATTTTTAGAGGTTTGGTATATTGGGTTAGCTAATAAGTACTAAGTTAGTGTATATGTTGTATCTACAAAAACCTATTTGATTTTAGTCTGTTATTTTAAAAGTCGTATGAAAAACACCTTAACTGGCCTAGCATTTTCTGTATTTACAAACTTAACTTTTAAAGATTTTGCATTTTCAAGAATATCAGCTGGGATGATGTATTCCTCATCAAAAAACTTCTCTCCTTTATCTCCGTTTAAAACAACTTTTTGAAGCATTTTATCATTCACGAAAATCTGAAGTCCTTTAGCTACATCTGCACCATAATAAGTAACACGTAGTTTTTTAGCCTGCTTATTTTCATTCTTTAGCTCGTAAGAAAACCATGCTTTGGTAGCTCTAAAACGCCTATCTCTAAACAAGCCGTTCTCGGTTTCTTGGCCTTCAAAGGCATGGTCTACTTCAGACTGCTGCTCGCCGGGTGCAACAAAATCTATCGTTGCTGTTTCTAAAGGCAAGACTTTTTGCTCTTCTGCTAACCATTTTTTTCGATTTTCTTCTAAACTTTGGATACTGCTTACGGGCCAATAAAGCATATATCGGGCATCATGTAAATTAAAAAATGGAATCAGTTTTAGGTTTTTATATTTATCCTGGTGGATATACTTAGCGGCACCAAATATCAGTTTATCTTTATCTATAATTTCTAATTGAGGTTTGAAATTTTTCTGTTCTGAGATAAGCACAGGAGCATCAGCAACAGAATATAAAGGTCCGTTTGCAATATGTCCTTTTCTAGAATCATCAGCAATTAAGCCTTCTAAATCTTGCTTAGAAGTGGCAGAAGCCAACACAATTGGCCCATGCCTAAAAGCCACCCAAGAAGAATGGTCTGGTAAAGATTCTAGCTGTGTTTCCATTGGAAGTGTTAGGCTTATTTTATCGTTATTTTTCCAATTTCTTTTGATAGCCACATAACCATTTGCTGCAAGTTTAGCCTCTACAGGTTTCTGGTTTACTAAAACCGCTAACTGATTGCTTTTTACCCAATATGGCTTTCTGATGTATAAAGTAAAAGATTGTGGTTTTGCTAATTGTAAAGTTAGGGTACTAGACTCCTGAAAAGGAAACTTAGTTTCTTGCTTCAATGTTAAGCCTTTTTCTTTCCAATGGAGGGTAGAAGCAATAAATAGGTTTACAAATACATCATTTTGCTGATGAGCATAAATCAACTCGCCATATTTTGCATGATTTTCTATACCTGTACCTACACAGCACCAAAAAGCAAGCTCGGGTTTAGAATAAACCCTGTAATGTTGCGCCCGCATAGGCGTTAAATAAACAAAACCGCCATGCTCTGGGTGTTGCGATGCTAAGATATGGTTGTAAGTAGTTTTCTCGTAAAAATCTAAATAGCCAGCTTGCGGTTGGTCTTGAAATAAATGCTTACTTAGTTTCAACATGTTATAACTATTGCATGTTTCAGGACCTTCTTTATGGTAAATAAGTTCAGCAAAATCATCGGTTTTATTGAAATGCTCTCTTACACTATTGCCTCCAATTACCACACTTCTATTATTGACTACGGTTTCCCAAAAAAACTTAGATGCATTTTTCCAGCTATCATTTTGTGTAAGCTCTGCAATACGCATAAAGCCAATTACTTTAGGGATTTGTGTATTGGCATGTAAACCGGTAAGCGCATCTTTCTGCTGCAATAAAGGTTCTAAAATAAATTGATGCGAAAAACGCTTAGCCGCCACTAAATATTTATCATCGCCAGTAATGGCTGCTACATCTGCTAAAACTTCGTTCATCCCGCCATGCTCGCAACGTAGCATGTTTTGCATTTGCTCATCGCTTAAATTGGCGATGATATTTAAACACCAATCGCTTAGTTTTACCAATATCTGCTTAGCTTCTGGCCTCTGTGCTATCACATAAGCATCTATTAAACCCGCATAAAGTTTATGTATGTTGTACCATGGCACCCACTTTTTGTTTAAAGCGAAGTTGGCTACTTCCAATTTGCCTTTTGCTACATCGGCCCACATGGCTAAACCATCCGGCACACCGCCTACATAGCCGTTTGCATTTTTTTGCTGACATAGTGCCAATTCATTTAGCATATAATCTAAACGCTTTAGCAACTCGGGTTCTCCTGTGGCGGCATACATCAGCGCAAGCGAAGAAAGATAATGACCAGCCGTTTGCCCACCCAAACCACTGGTTTCCCAATTGCCATACATAGCTGCTTTGGGTTTAAGCCCGGCTTCTTTTAAGAACGGAGCTAAGAGTCTATCGGGCTCTAAAGCCAGAATATATTTTAAATTATTTTGCTGCGCTTTTAAGAAAAGTTGGTCTTCTAGTTTAACCGCCGAAAGTGGAAATAACTGAGCTTTTTGCTGCGCTTGTGCGGTAAATTGTGTACCCACAAAGAAGAAAGAATAGATGATAATTTTACGTATCATAAAATAGGTTTTTTGGCTTATAGCTGGTTAAATCAAATATAAGTGTAATTTTTACATTTCTTAAAAAGAATAACAAATCATGTTGTTAATTTAAAGATGCATAAGTAAGTTTATTTGTTTAATTCTTGATAATCAAACCAAGCAAAATCTGCATAATTAGTGGTTTTAGCGCCATTACTACTGGCATACATAGCCAGGTAAACACCGGTAAAGCCGCCTGCTGTAGCTCTGTTAAGCATAGTGCCTTCAACATTTCCTAACAATAAATTCCAATCGTTTTCTTTTGTTGCAAAATGAAAAGCATAAGCTTGCCCTTGGGCAGATACTTTTAAAAATAATTGCTTAGCATCAATAGCTTTCTCGGCCAATATTTCTACCACGCCTGCTTTTACCTGAGTTAAGCGCAGCACCTTTTTTCCGTTCTGTAAGAGATACTCTAATTTAAAATGATGCGTTGGATTTTGATAAACAACTAAGCCTGCCGTTTCCTTATTTTTAGGATTAAACTGCATGAATGTGCTTGCCGCAAAATTGATATGCTGTTGCCTACGACCTATAAAAGCCGGATTAGCTTTTTCTGTAATATTTTCTGGTTTTAGATATAACCTTAAAGTACCAGGTTTTTTGGTTAAAGAATATAAGTTTGCCGATGGGGTTCTGATTAAATTCCATTGAAAGCCCAATTTATCGCTATTAAAATCATCTCTTACACTGGGTTTAGCCACCTTAAATTCTGGTAAATTAGGAAAAAGAAATTGAGGCAACACCTTACCTTCGCCTGGGGCTACCACTGGCCAACCATCCTCCCAAATTAATGGAGCTATAAAAGTTTCTCTGGCTAAATTGGCCAAGCCTTTTCCGCCATAGGGTCTGGTTCCTAATAAAACGGTATACCATTCGCCATTTTGAGTTTCTACAAAATCTGCATGACCAATGTTTTGTATAGGATAATGGTTACCTAAATGCCTGCTGGTGATGATGGGGTTTTTAGCACCAATTTCATAAGGCCCTTGAATATTTTTACTCCTAAAAACTGTAACGGCATGGTTAAAATCTGTGCCTCCTTCTGCTATAATGAGGTAGTAATAACCGTTTACTTTGTAAATGTGTGGCGCTTCTATGTTACGGGCTTCTCTGGTTGCGCCTTCATCAAGCAAGAGCGTAACAGGGCCTTTTAATTTCATGCTTTTGGTATCAAACTCTTGCAACCAAATTTCTCTTTGCTTAAAATAGCGTTCCTTATTGGGGGTTTTATTTCCTGTATACCAAACTCTTCCATCATCATCAAAAAACAAAGAGGGGTCTATACCGGGCGCATCTTCTAACCAGTAAGGGTTGCTCCATGGGCCAGCAGGATTTGTTGCCGTTATAACGAAATTTCTTTTTACAGGATCACCACCTGCCCTGGTACACAAAATGTAATACAAACCTTGATGATACCTGATGGTAGGCGCAAAAATCCCTCCTGATGGATTCACGCTGTCTAATCTTATTTGATCTGGCCTATCTAAAGCATGACCAATTTGCTGCCAATGGGCTAAATCTTTACTATGAAAAATGGGTAAACCCGGGAAATACTCGTTGGTAGAACAAACCAAATAATAATCATCATTTACACGGCAAATACTAGGGTCTGGATAATAACCTTCTAAAATAGGGTTTTTAAGTACTTTTTCTTGTTGTGCGTAAAGCTGTTGCATGCATAATAAGCAAATCATCAGCAAGCAGCCAAAAATGCTGCGAGAGCGAGAATTAATCATGAGTTTAAATTGGTTTTAATGATAGAGCTTATTTTAAAGCCGAACGCACATGGATGGAGGTGAAGAAGTTGTAATTTGATATCAAACATGCAAATATGCTAAAGCTAAAAGAACATTAAAGAGCTTTATGCAACCTATTTAGAACAAAATAGAACATTTAGCACCTATTGGTCTTGCTGCTTAACTCTTGGAAAATGATAGACAAAACGGCCTTTTCGTATTTTCTTCCTTCGGTGTTCCTTCGGTTTGCTATGTGTGATCTCTGTGTGATGTATGTGTTAGCTATGCTGTAAGAAGGATAAAAGAGATACTTAGAGCTAGGCTTTCATAAAGATGTTTAAATTATTTGGAGTATGAATTTTTTATAGGCTTTGGCTATGTGTAAATCTTTAACCGTCTTTTAAATAAATCTATTTATTAAGGTTTTTCTCTATCGCTATATTGATAATGCTTAGTAATTATTCAACTCGTTGGCTTTCTTTTTCAACATTAAGTAATAACAATATTTAAGATTCATCTTAAAACAGTACGAGAAGCTCTTGATAGTTTATGGTTTTAAAAGTATTTCTTATTTTATGTATGAGGAGGCTAGCATAATAATAAATAAAATTCTCCAATATAAGCATTGTATCCTTGTCCTGTTTAAAAAACCGAAGTCAAAAATGCCAGCTATTGTATGTACGTATAAATTCTTTAGATTTAAATCTTGATGTTGCTCATATATATTTAGTTAAAACTATCACGAATCAGTTAAAAGTAAAAGCCCAGTAAGTTATATTTGCAACAGATTAATACCATTTTTCCCTTCGTTTAGTTGAAACCATGTGAAAATTGGAAAACATATTGAAGGGTTAAGAGAAACATACTGACAAAGAAAAAATTCAGTGAGAATAGGGATAGACATATTAGAAAATGAAATTTTAGAACAACATCCTGATGTTCTCAATATATTATTGCGAGACCACACAACGCAACATAACATTTTTTGGGCAACTGAAAATTATAAACAGTTTGGTTCTGCTTACAGTTTTCATTCTCAAATTTTACCAGAGTTAATTACAGGAGAAAATGGCAACATAATTATGCCACGGATACATAAAGACAAGATTTTACAGCAGTC
This genomic window contains:
- a CDS encoding polysaccharide lyase family 8 super-sandwich domain-containing protein is translated as MQTFVFSLEKSSLAKKMMLLLFLFTSGSVYGQSNLIDVLAVNIKDYYIMNKQQDKNLSLALQNLKIDKQASDQGTIELYEKKEIKKEDVLKIINSQSGNGSWADINYKDEKRGGWEPKLHGDRVLLLTKAYKNPSSAFYNKKEISTAIHKALQFWFLTKPVCLNWWYNEIGLPRTLGPAFVMLKNELSAEELQGAIEVMNNAGFRMTGQNKVWLAGNVLFKSILLNDAQLAQQARDTIVSEIVLTNVEGIKPDYSFHQHGPQQQFGNYGLSFFIGMSMWGRVFNQTPLAFNPEQVGILRNLFSEAYNWLSWKAQFDVNSLGRQFFKNALKNKALGVGFVVADMMLIDPQHQQLYAAYIQRNFGKTTEANALEGHQHFWYSDFTIHRNKDWFSSLKMSSNRVIGGEAGNNENLKGYYLADGAHYIMVDGTEYDDIFPLLDWRKLPGVTCYDAKEALPLLTFKGYQNPSDFVGGLSHANEGISVFSLDRDGLKAKKAWFYTKDGVIALGADIQSGNANAVTSTINQTYLNGKVYVKAKQLEEVSKSKNLNHVDWVYHHKIAYHNLGKLPLSLKIEEQKGSWGEIAKVYNTDKLQTDMFTLFVNHGKQPKAASYAYFIQPAVSLKEVKSYKPNFKVLENSTKAQIINFSKDDKFAFVIYQPYTFSHPKLGNIKFEQAGLYLLAKENAKWNITVADPTQKLSEITFQLKNQTHQIALPKGQALGKSINYLIP
- a CDS encoding acetylxylan esterase; this encodes MNNSILKFKNLTFILLGFLFIANVQAQTHKSTNLTLAVTADKPDWVYKIGEQPKFKITAMQDGKQLKNVKVKYELGPEKMPAIKKDSLVLTHGEAVVIASSLAEPGFLRITVTTQSGDKVIKSLATAAFAPEAIKPTITLPDDFKTFWTKAIKDLEKVPFDVKLEALKERSTATVDVYQLNIQNIGASRIYGILCVPKKEGKYPAVLKVPGAGVRPYNGDIALAEKGFITLEIGIHGIPVNLNTDVYNDLRAGALAGYPSFNLDNKNSFYYKRVYLGCIRALDYLASHPAYDGTNLAVQGGSQGGALSIVTAALDKRIKYLVAFYPALSDVTGYLFNRAGGWPHYFNATSVTQNNTKAKLETCQYYDVVNFAKQLKVPGFYSWGFNDETCPPTSMYAAYNSISAAKELAIYKETGHNTVEAQREQATNWLISMLKK
- a CDS encoding glycoside hydrolase family 127 protein, coding for MIRKIIIYSFFFVGTQFTAQAQQKAQLFPLSAVKLEDQLFLKAQQNNLKYILALEPDRLLAPFLKEAGLKPKAAMYGNWETSGLGGQTAGHYLSSLALMYAATGEPELLKRLDYMLNELALCQQKNANGYVGGVPDGLAMWADVAKGKLEVANFALNKKWVPWYNIHKLYAGLIDAYVIAQRPEAKQILVKLSDWCLNIIANLSDEQMQNMLRCEHGGMNEVLADVAAITGDDKYLVAAKRFSHQFILEPLLQQKDALTGLHANTQIPKVIGFMRIAELTQNDSWKNASKFFWETVVNNRSVVIGGNSVREHFNKTDDFAELIYHKEGPETCNSYNMLKLSKHLFQDQPQAGYLDFYEKTTYNHILASQHPEHGGFVYLTPMRAQHYRVYSKPELAFWCCVGTGIENHAKYGELIYAHQQNDVFVNLFIASTLHWKEKGLTLKQETKFPFQESSTLTLQLAKPQSFTLYIRKPYWVKSNQLAVLVNQKPVEAKLAANGYVAIKRNWKNNDKISLTLPMETQLESLPDHSSWVAFRHGPIVLASATSKQDLEGLIADDSRKGHIANGPLYSVADAPVLISEQKNFKPQLEIIDKDKLIFGAAKYIHQDKYKNLKLIPFFNLHDARYMLYWPVSSIQSLEENRKKWLAEEQKVLPLETATIDFVAPGEQQSEVDHAFEGQETENGLFRDRRFRATKAWFSYELKNENKQAKKLRVTYYGADVAKGLQIFVNDKMLQKVVLNGDKGEKFFDEEYIIPADILENAKSLKVKFVNTENARPVKVFFIRLLK
- a CDS encoding glycoside hydrolase family 43 protein, which codes for MICLLCMQQLYAQQEKVLKNPILEGYYPDPSICRVNDDYYLVCSTNEYFPGLPIFHSKDLAHWQQIGHALDRPDQIRLDSVNPSGGIFAPTIRYHQGLYYILCTRAGGDPVKRNFVITATNPAGPWSNPYWLEDAPGIDPSLFFDDDGRVWYTGNKTPNKERYFKQREIWLQEFDTKSMKLKGPVTLLLDEGATREARNIEAPHIYKVNGYYYLIIAEGGTDFNHAVTVFRSKNIQGPYEIGAKNPIITSRHLGNHYPIQNIGHADFVETQNGEWYTVLLGTRPYGGKGLANLARETFIAPLIWEDGWPVVAPGEGKVLPQFLFPNLPEFKVAKPSVRDDFNSDKLGFQWNLIRTPSANLYSLTKKPGTLRLYLKPENITEKANPAFIGRRQQHINFAASTFMQFNPKNKETAGLVVYQNPTHHFKLEYLLQNGKKVLRLTQVKAGVVEILAEKAIDAKQLFLKVSAQGQAYAFHFATKENDWNLLLGNVEGTMLNRATAGGFTGVYLAMYASSNGAKTTNYADFAWFDYQELNK